acaagatgaaacccttatttttctgatttgatttctatttatataaaCGAGTTTAATGAATTACTTTTCTCATAtatgtgcttaatgttttttatagtTTGGTCAAcgttaaaatgttctacgattcgtattttgaaacggaagttgACTTTACGAATTCTTGaaatgagaaattcatgaatttgtagtctagggatagatgcaggtcatgaaactaattaaattagctGCAAAGGAAATaatttaacaagagaattcatgtacggtaaggcttaattcAAATactaaatctactaaggaattaggtgttactttggaattaaatgttttttcactaagacattagggcaagaataataaatagaattcggtaataattcaataaaggaattcagtaactaggatcaaattagacaacaaggttgaattcgaagtgaaactcatccccaacatttttcttattataaaggatcaattttattaccattgttaatttcaattataatttcaataaattcgggaactttttgttcaatttttgtaattaaatataattcgatagtaaaacgcaatccttgagttcgacactcggtactacagtttattattacttgcaatatttcaatacacttgttgaaacacCATCAAGTTTTTGGCGTTGTTGTCAGGGACTGTCATATCACTatatagttataatttatttacttaattgaaattttttgctctgcaataaaatttttgcttttattttatttttaattttgaaaaaaattatgttttaaaactgttttagttttacttaattatttatttttctttattttaaaattgttcattactcacaatttgtctaacctttgatgtgaggccagtcctcagctaaacttttctttgatccagaaattgaaaaaacagcgAAAGCAAATCGAAAAGAGGTTTGAGAAAGAAGACAAATGGAAACACAATTAGCGGTGGAAGAAGAGGATTTTGAGGATTTCTTCATTTTTGCGTAAATGGTCGATCCACCACCACCTGAATGCACCCTCAGCGAGTATGGGAATCGAAATCGAAACTTTGCTGAATTGGCTATCCATAACCCACCGATTACAGTCAACAAGTTTGAAGTGAGCCATGCTCTATAtcgagagttgaaggagattcacTTTTCCGGTAAGCATAACAAAGACGCCAATAAACACCTCACGaacttctttgaattatgtgaaacaatGAAAGTGGATGGTTGTTCTGAAGAAGGCAAGATGTTGAAATTATTTCCATTATCATTGAAAGAAGATGCTAAGCATCACCACATGGAAtgaccttgaagataagttcttggaacaatatttTCCCCCAGCTGTGTTCGTTAGAAAGAGGCAAGAGATTTCTagttacaaacagaaagagggagaatctcttcgtgacacttacagAAGGTTCAAGAGATTACTAGTAGGATGCCCCAATCATGCTTATGAAGACACTGCCCAGATGCAAATATTCTGTAATGGTTTGAGGCCTAACACTAGAACTATGTTGGATGCTACAACAGggggttctttgaattacaagaccGCATTAGAAGCACGCAAAATTATCGAGATCATGGCGTCAAATGAAAAAAGGATGTTGTATGACAGAGGTGGTGGATCAACAAGTGGTATACTagaattgaatgttatggatgttGGGTTGGCTCAAGAGAAGGTGCTCtcaaaaaaaatagatgttaTCTCcgttgagataaagaagggaatAGCAACTCTTAATATGCAACCCAAGTGGCCCCtgtcaaattattgaaacatatTGGTTGTGACTTTTGTGGGggagcacataaaaatggagcttgtAAAGTACCGGATGATGATGATACATAAGAACCAAAAGAGGTGCACTTTATGGGTAACAATGGGAAGAAGAATAATCCCTACTCTGGTACGTACAATCcgggttggagaaatcatccaaattttcaTGAAAAGATCAACAGGGTGGATCTCAAGGTCAACACATAGGTCATGCAAAATCACTCAGCCTCAATAAAGAATCTGGAGACCTAACTAGGTTAACTTGCTTAAAAAATAGCACAAAAAGCACCAagaaatttgcctagtgacacagttcTGAATCCGTGAAATAATGTCAATGTTGTGATAataaggagtggcaaggtaagtgaaatAGTACCACCTAAAGCCACAAAGAGTTGGAGTACTTCAACTTCAACCCACTCGGAAGAAACGGTCACCCTGACATCAGTTGAGGAGCACAtcgctcttgaaaaggaggaagaacctaTGGTGCAGAAAAAGAAGGTTTTGCCAAAGTCTGAAATTTGTCTTCCATTCCCTCAAAGATTAAGAAAGGAAGAAACTAAAAAACAATTGGGTAAGTTtcttgataattttaaaaaattgcaaattaacattccttttgcagaagcGCTAGAGCAGATGTCGGCTTACAttaagttcatgaaggagattctgttaaagaaaagaaaaattggtaGTGAAACGATGATGCTTACCGAAGAGT
The genomic region above belongs to Cicer arietinum cultivar CDC Frontier isolate Library 1 chromosome 4, Cicar.CDCFrontier_v2.0, whole genome shotgun sequence and contains:
- the LOC140920036 gene encoding uncharacterized protein, producing the protein MVDPPPPECTLSEYGNRNRNFAELAIHNPPITVNKFEVSHALYRELKEIHFSGKHNKDANKHLTNFFELCETMKVDGCSEEAVFVRKRQEISSYKQKEGESLRDTYRRFKRLLVGCPNHAYEDTAQMQIFCNGLRPNTRTMLDATTGGSLNYKTALEARKIIEIMASNEKRMLYDRGGGSTSGILELNVMDVGLAQEKVLSKKIDVISVEIKKGIATLNMQPKWPLSGKVSEIVPPKATKSWSTSTSTHSEETVTLTSVEEHIALEKEEEPMVQKKKVLPKSEICLPFPQRLRKEETKKQLGKFLDNFKKLQINIPFAEALEQMSAYIKFMKEILLKKRKIGSETMMLTEECSVILKRKLPPKLKDPGSFSIPCAIGDRTFGKLVYGLGASVSLMPLSIYKSLGIGRFKDTVDVTVCRSFMKHPYGMVEDMLVKGILNSIAGGDGELNFTFDKKQGLREKKGGKRLLGGRLGGVKKDDLRGRTKELSKYSP